Proteins encoded together in one Phyllostomus discolor isolate MPI-MPIP mPhyDis1 chromosome 6, mPhyDis1.pri.v3, whole genome shotgun sequence window:
- the FLRT1 gene encoding leucine-rich repeat transmembrane protein FLRT1: protein MVVAHPASAATTTTTAATVTATVVMTSATMDLRDWLFLCYGLIAFLTEVIDSTTCPSVCRCDNGFIYCNDRGLASIPADIPDDATTLYLQNNRISNAGIPQDLKTKVNVQVIYLYENDLDEFPVNLPRSLRELHLQDNNVRAIARDSLSRLPLLEKLHLDDNSVSTVSIEEDAFADSRQLKLLFLSRNHLSSIPSGLPRTLEELRLDDNRISTIPLHAFKGLDSLRRLVLDGNLLANQRIADDTFSRLQNLTELSLVRNSLAAPPLNLPSAHLQKLYLQDNAISHIPYGTLAKMHALERLDLSNNNLTTLPRGLFDGLQSLAQLLLRNNPWFCGCSLMWLRDWVKARAAVVNVRGLMCQGPEKVRGMAIKDITNEMDECFEAGPQGGVANAAAKTTPSSHAPATTPQGSLFTLKAKRPRLRLPDSSLDYPMATGDGAKTLVIHVKPLTADSIHITWKAALPASSFRLSWLRLGHSPAVGSITETLVQGDKTEYLLTALEPKSTYIICMVTMETGNTYVADETPVCAKAETADSYGPTTTLNQEQNAHPMAGLPLAAIIGGAVALVFLFLVLGAICWYVNRASELLSRERVYSRGSQKKGKYMESGTKKDNSILEIRGPGLQMLPINPYRAKEEYVVHTIFPSNGSSLCKGAHTIGYGTTRGYRDAGIPDMDYSYT, encoded by the coding sequence ATGGTGGTGGCGCACCCCGCCTCCGCCGCCACCACTACCACGACTGCCGCCACCGTCACGGCCACCGTCGTGATGACCTCGGCCACCATGGACCTGCGGGACTGGCTCTTCCTCTGCTACGGGCTCATCGCCTTCCTGACCGAGGTCATCGACAGCACCACCTGCCCCTCGGTGTGCCGCTGCGACAACGGCTTCATCTACTGCAACGACCGGGGGCTCGCCTCCATCCCCGCCGACATCCCCGACGACGCCACCACCCTCTACCTGCAGAACAACCGGATCAGCAACGCCGGCATCCCCCAGGACCTCAAGACCAAGGTGAACGTGCAGGTCATCTACCTGTACGAGAACGACCTGGACGAGTTCCCCGTCAACCTGCCCCGCTCCCTGCGGGAGCTGCATCTGCAGGACAACAACGTGCGGGCCATCGCCCGGGACTCGCTGTCCCGCCTGCCGCTGCTGGAGAAGCTGCACCTGGACGACAACTCCGTGTCCACCGTCAGCATCGAGGAGGATGCCTTTGCCGACAGCAGGCAGCTCAAGCTGCTCTTCCTGAGCCGCAACCACCTGAGCAGCATCCCCTCGGGGCTGCCCCGCACGCTGGAGGAGCTGCGGCTGGACGACAACCGCATCTCCACCATCCCGCTGCACGCCTTCAAGGGCCTCGACAGCCTCCGGCGCCTGGTGCTGGACGGCAACCTGCTGGCCAACCAGCGCATCGCCGACGACACCTTCAGCCGCCTGCAGAACCTCACCGAGCTCTCGCTGGTGCGCAACTCGCTGGCCGCCCCGCCGCTCAACCTGCCCAGCGCCCACCTGCAGAAGCTCTACCTGCAGGACAACGCCATCAGCCACATCCCCTACGGCACGCTGGCCAAGATGCACGCGCTGGAGCGCCTGGACCTGTCCAACAACAACCTCACCACCCTGCCGCGCGGCCTGTTTGACGGCCTGCAGAGCCTGGCCCAGCTGCTGCTCCGCAACAACCCCTGGTTCTGCGGCTGCAGCCTCATGTGGCTGCGGGACTGGGTGAAGGCGCGGGCGGCTGTGGTCAACGTGCGCGGCCTCATGTGCCAGGGCCCGGAGAAGGTCCGGGGCATGGCCATCAAGGACATCACCAACGAGATGGACGAGTGCTTCGAGGCGGGGCCGCAGGGAGGCGTGGCCAACGCTGCCGCCAAGACCACGCCCAGCAGCCACGCCCCGGCCACCACGCCCCAGGGTTCACTCTTCACCCTCAAGGCCAAGAGGCCGAGGCTGCGCCTCCCGGACTCCAGCCTGGACTACCCCATGGCCACGGGCGATGGCGCCAAGACCCTGGTCATCCACGTGAAGCCCCTGACGGCGGACTCCATCCACATCACGTGGAAGGCGGCACTCCCCGCCTCTTCCTTCCGGCTCAGCTGGCTGCGCCTGGGCCACAGCCCGGCGGTCGGCTCCATCACGGAGACCCTGGTGCAGGGGGACAAGACCGAGTACCTGCTGACGGCCCTGGAGCCCAAGTCCACCTACATCATCTGCATGGTCACCATGGAGACCGGCAACACCTACGTGGCGGATGAGACGCCCGTGTGCGCCAAGGCGGAGACCGCCGACAGCTACGGCCCCACCACCACGCTCAACCAGGAGCAGAACGCCCACCCCATGGCCGGCCTGCCCCTGGCGGCCATCATCGGGGGCGCCGTGGCCCTCGTCTTTCTCTTCCTGGTCCTGGGGGCCATCTGCTGGTACGTGAACCGTGCCAGCGAGCTCCTGAGCCGGGAGCGGGTCTACAGCCGGGGCAGCCAGAAGAAGGGCAAGTATATGGAGTCGGGGACCAAGAAGGATAACTCCATCCTGGAAATCCGCGGCCCGGGGCTGCAGATGCTGCCCATCAACCCTTACCGCGCTAAGGAGGAGTACGTGGTCCACACCATCTTCCCCTCCAACGGCAGCAGCCTCTGCAAGGGCGCGCACACCATCGGCTACGGCACCACGCGGGGCTACCGCGACGCCGGCATCCCCGACATGGACTATTCCTACACATGA